The nucleotide sequence CCGACGAGCAGCGCTACCGGGTCGCCGAGCGGCTGCAGCGGCTCAACGACCTGGGGTTCGACGTCGGCGAGGTCGAGCTGGTCACCACCGAGGAGGGCACCCGGCTGCGCGTGGAGACGCGGGTCGCCGAGCCCGGGCAGAACCGCCGGGAGCTGTTCCGGCTGACCGGTCTGGAGGTGCAGGAGCGCCAGGCGCAGCGGCTGGTCAACGACGTGCGCGCCTTCCGTGCCTACCTGGAGCAGAAGTCCGGGTCGCCGGTGCCGGAGACCATCGCCGGGCACCGCTGGCTGGCCGAGGTCTACCAGCCGGTCGTCGACGCGATCCCCCCGCACCTGGCCGGCCGGCTGGCGCCGGCGGAGATCTTCCACGAGGTGCTCGAGCACCGGTGGTTCCTCTCGGAGCGGGCCGGCCGCGACGTCGGAACGACGAAGGCGGCGCGGTCCTACGTCGACCACGTCCTGCCGCAGACGCCGAGCGAGGTCACCACGCCGTCGGTCATCGCCCGGCGGAAGTAGCCGCACGGAGGGGGGCTCGGCGGAGTGCCGGTCTCGGTCCAGTCGCGAATCGCTGCGGTCGGACCGGTTCGAATTGACACTCCCTGTGAGCTGTATCACGCTCCGATAGCCGTCGTGATCACCGTCGGGGGAACGCCAACGGAGGCGAGGACTGATGCCGAACGCTCCTGGTCGGAAACGCCAGAAGAAGAGGGCAGCGGGTGCCGCGGCCTCGCTCGTCGCGGTCGCCGCGCTGTCGGCCTGCGGAGGTGACTCGGGCGACGACTCGACGCTCACGTGGTACACCAACCCGGACGCCGGCGGGCAGGCCGAGATCGCCAGCCGGTGCACGGAGGAGGCCGACGGGGCCTATCGCATCGAGACCGCTCAGCTGCCGCGCGAGTCCTCCCAGCAGCGCGAGCAGCTCATCCGCCGGCTCGCCGCCGAGGACGACTCGATCGACCTCATCAGCCTCGACCCGCCCTACATTCCCGAGTTCGCCGAGGCGGGCTTCCTGGCGCCGGTGCCGGAGGACGTCGCCGAGCGGGTCACCGAGGGCGTCGTCCAGAGTGCCATCGACGGTTCGACGTGGGACGGCGAGATCGTCGCGGTCCCGTTCTGGGCCAACACCCAGCTCCTCTGGTACAAGGAGTCGGTCGCCGAGGCCGCAGGACTCGACATGGACGAGCCGGTCACCTGGCAGCAGCTGGTCGAGGCGGCCGAGGCCCAGGACACCCAGATCGCCGCGCAGGGCATCCGCGCCGAGGCGCTCACCGTCTGGATCAACGCGCTGATCGAAGGGGCCGGCGGCTCGATCATCGAGGAGACCGCCGAGGACCCGGAGGACATCGTGCTCGGCCTCGAGTCCGAGGCCGCCGTGGAAGCGGCCGAGGCGATGCGGTCGGTGGCGACCGTCGGTGGCCCGGCCTTCTCCACCGCAGGTGAGGACGCCAACGTCGTCGACTTCGAGGAGGGCGACGCCGCGTTCATGGTCAACTGGCCGTTCGTCTGGGGCCGGGCCCTCGACGCGGTCGAGGCAGGCACTCTGGACGCGAGCGTGCCCGAGGACTACGGCTGGGCGCGCTACCCGCGGACCGTCGAGGGCGAGGAGAGCAGGCCGCCCTACGGCGGTATCAACCTCGGCGTCGGTGCCTTCAGCCGGAACACGGACCTGGCCTACGAGGCCGCCGAGTGCATCGTCTCGCAGGAGAACCAGACCTACTACTTCCTCACCAACGGGAACCCGGCGTCCCTGGCGTCGGTCTTCGACGACCCCGAGGTGCTCGAG is from Blastococcus sp. HT6-4 and encodes:
- a CDS encoding extracellular solute-binding protein — its product is MPNAPGRKRQKKRAAGAAASLVAVAALSACGGDSGDDSTLTWYTNPDAGGQAEIASRCTEEADGAYRIETAQLPRESSQQREQLIRRLAAEDDSIDLISLDPPYIPEFAEAGFLAPVPEDVAERVTEGVVQSAIDGSTWDGEIVAVPFWANTQLLWYKESVAEAAGLDMDEPVTWQQLVEAAEAQDTQIAAQGIRAEALTVWINALIEGAGGSIIEETAEDPEDIVLGLESEAAVEAAEAMRSVATVGGPAFSTAGEDANVVDFEEGDAAFMVNWPFVWGRALDAVEAGTLDASVPEDYGWARYPRTVEGEESRPPYGGINLGVGAFSRNTDLAYEAAECIVSQENQTYYFLTNGNPASLASVFDDPEVLEVFPQAPLIRESLEAAAPRPQTVYYSEVSGALQRVYHPASSVDPGTTGEEAAELIRAVLRGEELL